One window of Nocardia sp. NBC_00508 genomic DNA carries:
- a CDS encoding glycoside hydrolase family 13 protein: MADVIDAPAVTAPVDRTTQPWWRSAVFYQVYPRSFADSSGDGIGDLGGVRDKLGYLELLGVDALWVCPVMRSPMADGGYDVADPRDIDQLFGGLAAMDALIAEAHARRLKVTMDLVPNHTSDQHPWFRAALAAGPGSSERERYIFRDGRGPGGVAPPNNWPSIFGGPAWTRITEPDGTPGQWYLHIFAREQPDLNWADPEVAADFEQTLRFWLNRGVDGFRLDVAHGMAKPDGLPDMSELSVSALLAHDDSDPRFNNPAVHEIHRRIRKVVDEYPDVVTIGEVWVNDNTRFGEYVRSDELHLAFNFRLAESGFGAEAVRDAIDNSLAAVGPVFAVPTWTLSNHDIEREVTRYGGGAVGVARARAMILLELALPGAVFIYNGAELGLPNVDDLPEEALRDPVWERSGHIQRGRDGCRVPLPWEGAVPPFGFTSGAPWLPIPPEWAGLTVEAQLEQLGSTLSLYRMAIELRRLRPEFSGDRIEWYGSPPGCLAFRRPGGLVCVLNASDAPIQLPPGEVLLASAPSEGGQLPPNATAWLV; the protein is encoded by the coding sequence ATGGCGGATGTGATTGATGCACCAGCCGTAACGGCGCCGGTGGATCGCACCACCCAGCCGTGGTGGCGGTCGGCCGTGTTCTACCAGGTTTATCCGAGGTCCTTCGCGGATTCGAGCGGCGACGGGATCGGCGATCTCGGCGGAGTCCGGGACAAGCTCGGGTACCTCGAACTGCTCGGCGTCGACGCGCTGTGGGTCTGTCCGGTGATGCGTTCCCCGATGGCCGACGGTGGCTACGACGTCGCCGATCCGCGCGACATCGACCAGCTCTTCGGTGGTCTCGCCGCGATGGACGCGCTGATCGCCGAGGCGCATGCCCGCAGGCTCAAGGTCACGATGGACCTGGTGCCCAACCACACGAGCGATCAGCACCCGTGGTTCCGTGCGGCGCTGGCGGCTGGCCCCGGTAGCTCGGAACGGGAGCGGTACATCTTCCGCGACGGTCGCGGACCCGGTGGCGTCGCGCCACCGAACAACTGGCCGAGCATTTTCGGCGGGCCCGCCTGGACCAGGATCACCGAACCCGACGGCACCCCCGGACAGTGGTACCTGCACATCTTCGCCCGCGAGCAACCCGACCTGAACTGGGCCGATCCCGAGGTCGCCGCCGATTTCGAGCAGACTCTGCGGTTCTGGCTCAACCGTGGCGTGGACGGGTTCCGGCTCGACGTCGCGCACGGCATGGCCAAACCCGACGGCCTGCCCGACATGTCCGAGCTCTCCGTCTCGGCGCTGCTCGCTCACGATGACAGCGACCCGCGCTTCAACAACCCCGCGGTACACGAGATCCACCGCCGGATTCGCAAGGTGGTGGACGAATATCCGGACGTGGTGACCATCGGCGAGGTGTGGGTGAACGACAACACCCGCTTCGGGGAGTACGTGCGCTCCGACGAACTGCACCTGGCGTTCAATTTCCGCCTCGCCGAGTCCGGGTTCGGTGCCGAGGCGGTGCGCGACGCGATCGACAACTCGCTCGCCGCCGTCGGGCCGGTGTTCGCCGTGCCGACCTGGACGCTGTCCAACCACGACATCGAGCGTGAGGTCACCCGGTACGGCGGTGGCGCGGTCGGTGTCGCGCGGGCGCGGGCGATGATCCTGCTCGAGCTCGCGTTGCCCGGCGCCGTGTTCATCTACAACGGCGCCGAGCTGGGACTGCCCAACGTGGACGACCTGCCGGAGGAGGCGCTGCGGGATCCGGTGTGGGAGCGCTCCGGGCACATTCAGCGCGGCCGCGATGGCTGCCGGGTGCCGCTGCCCTGGGAGGGCGCCGTGCCGCCGTTCGGGTTCACCAGCGGGGCGCCCTGGCTGCCGATTCCCCCCGAGTGGGCGGGGCTGACGGTCGAAGCGCAGCTGGAGCAACTCGGCTCCACCCTGTCGCTGTACCGCATGGCGATCGAACTGCGTCGACTGCGTCCGGAGTTCTCGGGGGACCGGATCGAGTGGTACGGCAGTCCGCCGGGCTGTCTGGCGTTCCGGCGGCCCGGCGGACTGGTCTGCGTGCTCAACGCCTCGGACGCGCCGATCCAGCTGCCGCCGGGGGAGGTGCTGCTGGCCAGCGCGCCGTCCGAAGGTGGCCAGCTGCCGCCGAACGCGACGGCCTGGTTGGTCTGA
- a CDS encoding acyl-CoA thioesterase gives MYRDGTAAGSLVLPKRFHAKVDVRWSDMDVFQHVNHARMVTLLEEARIPWLFEDGRPTAPLREGCVLADLRVRYRGQLRHEDTPLDIAMWIEQLRAVDFTIGYEVRASGAEPGSPAAVVASTQIAAFDMPAQRLRRLTDAERDYLSEWME, from the coding sequence ATGTACAGAGACGGGACGGCGGCGGGCAGCCTGGTGCTGCCCAAGCGCTTCCACGCCAAAGTGGACGTCAGATGGTCGGACATGGACGTGTTCCAGCACGTCAACCATGCCCGCATGGTGACGCTGCTGGAGGAGGCGCGGATCCCGTGGCTGTTCGAGGACGGCCGCCCGACCGCCCCGCTGCGCGAGGGCTGCGTGCTCGCCGACCTGCGGGTCCGCTACCGCGGCCAGCTGCGGCACGAGGACACGCCACTGGATATCGCTATGTGGATCGAGCAGTTGCGTGCGGTCGACTTCACGATCGGTTACGAGGTGCGCGCGTCCGGCGCCGAGCCCGGCTCGCCGGCCGCGGTGGTCGCGTCCACGCAGATCGCGGCGTTCGACATGCCTGCGCAGCGGTTGCGCAGGCTCACCGATGCCGAGCGTGACTACCTATCCGAGTGGATGGAGTGA
- a CDS encoding AzlD domain-containing protein, with protein sequence MMLAAGIFALAAGTYAFRWAGPVLRERVRIPARVVRLLEIGAVVLLTALVAVTTLPVGTGSLGFAVPAGVLVGGALAWKQQPILVVIVAAAATTALLRLIGVA encoded by the coding sequence ATGATGCTTGCCGCCGGAATATTCGCTCTCGCCGCGGGTACCTACGCCTTCCGCTGGGCGGGCCCGGTGCTGCGCGAACGGGTGCGCATCCCCGCACGGGTGGTGCGCCTGCTGGAGATCGGCGCCGTCGTGCTACTCACCGCGCTGGTAGCTGTAACCACTCTGCCCGTCGGCACCGGAAGTCTCGGATTCGCCGTTCCCGCAGGCGTTCTCGTCGGTGGCGCTCTCGCCTGGAAGCAGCAGCCGATCCTGGTGGTGATCGTGGCCGCCGCCGCGACAACGGCGCTGTTGCGGCTGATCGGCGTCGCCTGA
- a CDS encoding AzlC family ABC transporter permease: MRSIWRTLGRDELMGIAAVCVAVAVIGISYGATAVSAGFPIWLPILLGCVVLAGSSEFLFLGIVATGGSPIAAVLAGLLVNARHLPYGLSVPDVVGTGWRRPLGVHLMNDESVALAIAQPDAGRKRAAYWVAGTGVLLAWPGGAAIGALIGSVVPDTSALGLDAVFPAVLLALVLPALRDRATLGAVCVGTAVALATAPFLPTGMPVLLALSGVLVAAREQRGPVTTQEAR, translated from the coding sequence ATGCGTTCGATATGGCGAACACTCGGTCGGGATGAGCTCATGGGCATTGCGGCCGTCTGCGTCGCCGTCGCGGTGATCGGGATCTCCTACGGGGCGACCGCGGTGAGTGCGGGTTTCCCGATCTGGCTGCCGATCCTCCTCGGGTGCGTGGTGCTCGCCGGAAGCTCGGAGTTCCTCTTCCTCGGCATTGTCGCCACCGGCGGTAGCCCGATCGCGGCGGTGCTCGCGGGGCTGCTGGTGAACGCCAGGCATCTGCCGTACGGGCTGTCGGTTCCCGACGTGGTCGGCACCGGCTGGCGCCGGCCGCTCGGGGTGCATCTGATGAACGACGAGTCCGTCGCACTGGCCATCGCCCAGCCCGACGCGGGGCGCAAGCGGGCGGCCTACTGGGTCGCCGGCACGGGGGTGCTGCTCGCGTGGCCCGGCGGTGCGGCGATCGGAGCATTGATCGGGTCGGTGGTTCCCGACACCTCGGCACTCGGATTGGACGCGGTGTTTCCCGCGGTGCTGCTCGCCCTGGTGCTGCCCGCCCTGCGTGATCGAGCCACGCTCGGCGCGGTGTGCGTCGGCACTGCGGTCGCCCTGGCCACCGCGCCCTTCCTGCCCACCGGAATGCCCGTCCTGCTTGCTCTTTCGGGAGTGCTCGTCGCTGCGCGCGAGCAACGGGGTCCAGTCACCACACAGGAAGCGCGATGA
- a CDS encoding helix-turn-helix domain-containing protein — MTQQDATTTPQAVIAAALRRERTKAGLSLSEVAHRAGIAKSTLSQLESGTGNPSLETLWALCVALDMPFSRLLDPPRPNVHVIRAGEGPVVAAEQSEYRATLLAAGPANSRRDLFRITAEPGHARRSDPHISGVVEHVLLAEGRALVGPVEAPVELHPGDYIAYPGDRPHVFEALASPTWATLVVEYT, encoded by the coding sequence ATGACGCAGCAGGACGCGACGACGACACCCCAGGCGGTGATCGCCGCCGCGCTGCGCCGCGAGCGCACCAAGGCCGGATTGTCGTTGAGCGAGGTCGCCCACCGGGCGGGCATCGCGAAATCCACGTTGTCGCAACTGGAATCGGGGACCGGGAATCCGAGCCTGGAGACATTGTGGGCGCTGTGCGTCGCCCTGGACATGCCGTTCTCCCGGTTGCTCGACCCGCCGCGCCCGAACGTGCACGTGATCCGGGCGGGCGAAGGACCGGTGGTGGCCGCCGAGCAATCGGAGTATCGAGCTACCTTGCTGGCCGCCGGTCCGGCCAACTCGCGCCGCGATTTGTTCCGCATCACCGCGGAACCAGGGCATGCGCGCAGATCGGATCCGCATATCTCGGGTGTCGTCGAGCACGTGCTGCTCGCCGAGGGCCGCGCGCTGGTCGGCCCGGTCGAGGCGCCGGTCGAACTACATCCCGGCGACTACATCGCCTACCCAGGAGATCGGCCGCATGTGTTCGAGGCCCTGGCATCGCCGACTTGGGCGACGCTGGTGGTCGAATACACCTGA
- a CDS encoding HNH endonuclease codes for MKQRHSARSHEARAYRQLQPADVHNRGSGATPLHILSEHYPGGHRAHHDHGPRPTAPPTEGTSWLKTRVLLLNATYEPLTALSARRAIVLLICDKADAVHHNDEGPVVHSAETSVTLPSVIRLRSYVHVPYRARVPMTRAALMHRDRYRCGYCGGKAETIDHVIPRSRGGEHSWENCVASCAPCNHRKADKLLTELGWTLRSPLVSPKGPHWRLLSTTAELDPVWLQYLGEGAA; via the coding sequence ATGAAGCAGCGGCACAGCGCCAGGTCACACGAGGCGCGAGCGTACCGACAACTCCAGCCCGCCGACGTCCACAATCGTGGGTCGGGGGCCACTCCGCTGCACATCTTGTCCGAACATTATCCGGGCGGGCATCGTGCCCATCACGACCATGGGCCCCGCCCCACCGCACCGCCCACCGAGGGCACGAGCTGGCTCAAGACCAGGGTGCTGCTGTTGAACGCCACCTATGAGCCGCTCACCGCTTTGTCCGCGCGCCGCGCGATCGTCCTCCTCATCTGCGACAAGGCCGACGCCGTTCATCACAACGACGAGGGGCCGGTGGTGCACTCCGCCGAGACGTCGGTCACCCTTCCATCGGTAATCCGCCTGCGCAGCTACGTCCACGTGCCCTACCGTGCCCGGGTGCCGATGACCCGCGCCGCCCTCATGCACCGGGACCGCTATCGGTGTGGCTACTGCGGCGGCAAGGCAGAGACCATCGACCACGTCATCCCGCGCAGCCGCGGCGGGGAACACTCCTGGGAGAATTGCGTCGCCAGCTGCGCGCCGTGCAACCATCGCAAGGCCGACAAACTACTCACCGAGCTGGGCTGGACACTGCGATCACCGCTGGTCTCGCCGAAGGGCCCACACTGGCGCCTGCTGTCCACCACCGCGGAACTCGACCCGGTGTGGTTGCAGTACCTCGGCGAAGGCGCGGCCTGA
- a CDS encoding globin — protein MTSGEQTATSFYEAVGGAETFRRIIATFYREVAADEVLRPLYPEEDLGPAERRLRMFLEQYWGGPRTYSDERGHPRLRMRHMPFTIGPIERDAWLRCMRIAVAEVEPETLDDEHRKALLDYLEMAANSLVNAPF, from the coding sequence ATGACTTCGGGCGAGCAGACAGCGACGTCGTTCTACGAGGCGGTCGGCGGGGCGGAGACGTTCCGGCGGATCATCGCGACGTTCTATCGCGAGGTGGCGGCCGACGAGGTGCTGCGCCCGCTCTACCCGGAAGAAGACCTCGGTCCGGCCGAGCGCCGGTTGCGGATGTTCCTCGAGCAGTACTGGGGCGGCCCGCGCACCTACTCCGACGAGCGCGGACATCCGCGGCTGCGGATGCGGCACATGCCGTTCACCATCGGACCGATCGAGCGCGACGCCTGGTTGCGCTGCATGCGCATCGCGGTGGCGGAGGTCGAGCCGGAAACCCTCGACGACGAGCATCGCAAGGCGCTGCTCGACTACCTGGAGATGGCGGCCAACTCGCTGGTGAATGCCCCGTTCTGA
- a CDS encoding DUF5130 domain-containing protein — protein sequence MAGSKWPAVVEADLPHGYALTSSGRVSGVHEAGDVFKEAPFNDHERLTMDNVLTEATRATKVRFTVYIGDLGEDPAAGADAIFPDTPEAARSVFIAVSPNEKAIEVRSGRDVADRANDRVCQLGVTAALSSFRQGQLIDGLVSAVRVMAAAIGR from the coding sequence GTGGCAGGTTCTAAGTGGCCCGCGGTGGTCGAAGCCGATCTGCCGCACGGATACGCGCTCACCAGCAGCGGGCGCGTATCCGGCGTGCACGAGGCGGGCGATGTGTTCAAGGAAGCGCCGTTCAACGATCACGAGCGGCTCACGATGGACAACGTGCTCACCGAGGCGACCCGCGCGACCAAGGTGCGCTTCACCGTCTACATCGGGGATCTGGGCGAGGACCCGGCCGCGGGCGCGGACGCGATCTTCCCCGATACGCCCGAGGCGGCGCGTTCGGTGTTCATCGCCGTCTCGCCCAACGAGAAGGCGATCGAGGTGCGCTCGGGCCGCGACGTCGCCGACCGCGCGAACGATCGCGTCTGCCAGCTGGGCGTCACCGCGGCACTGAGCTCGTTCCGGCAGGGCCAGCTGATCGACGGCCTGGTCTCCGCGGTCCGCGTGATGGCCGCGGCCATCGGCCGCTGA
- the ctaJ gene encoding aa3-type cytochrome oxidase subunit CtaJ, which produces MSILETVLIFVGIPLVIYGVIAGLSFLGKPLPGEKPVHFALGQKWTQSPVLWSATDEVTISGHHIAETSHGQHAAIESTEVELIGGRASGRF; this is translated from the coding sequence GTGAGCATTCTCGAGACAGTGCTGATCTTCGTCGGCATTCCGCTGGTGATCTACGGCGTCATCGCCGGATTGTCGTTTCTCGGTAAGCCACTGCCTGGTGAGAAGCCGGTCCACTTCGCCCTCGGCCAGAAGTGGACCCAGTCGCCAGTGCTGTGGAGTGCTACCGACGAGGTGACCATCTCGGGTCACCACATCGCAGAGACCTCGCATGGACAGCATGCGGCCATCGAGTCCACCGAGGTGGAGCTGATCGGAGGACGGGCAAGTGGCAGGTTCTAA
- a CDS encoding NAD-glutamate dehydrogenase: protein MTVSSELSSAAWAAGLPQPLRGELAMLEEAYFRHVDAGDVDCAITGITQIFRRHMELAVNRLPGRALVRVYHPDDGSGIGAAVQIVTDDMPLLVESISSSLSRIGVSVSEIIHPIFEVERDQEGRLTHAAPHEVDGTGAAGLRESWMHVQLHPSTGPALLAKVEAAVPDVVDDVRQVVGDTEDIKDVQSKLADDLELAAQSGAAPFAPTDLVDTANLLRWQEQGNFTVLGYARYRLSTEQGQETSTMLPGTCLGVLRPDVGTDFHVPVNGGDRPLLTLTQGLVPATVHRAVYPYFVGVADFDATGTIIGEHLFIGVFTITAVHENVLDIPVIERRVRSAIEESGFDLDSFSGQAMLEVIQSFPRTELFSSDAETLRRTATAVLSVGLRRQVRLFLRADAYGRYVACLVYLPRDRYTTRVRLEMQDILVRELGGVSIDYSARVGESDLARVYFTVRLPEPELGVAHQVPPAADTSEANRLRLQNLLAEASRTWDDHLNDEVSTSTVLDPAVVQRYAAAFPEGYKQDFAAARALADIVRLERLRDGGIDQYLYRKPDSEPGSWRFTFYIGGSGISLSQVLPLLQSLGVEVVDERPYQVELEAAADGGAGGERWIYDFGLLARPELLRSALDRDLDAELLESTKRADVLEAEVRGLRERFVEACEAMWYGSAEADGLNELVLRARLPWRAVSILRTYAKYLQQAGFPYSQANICRVLLTYPDIARLFVDLFAARFDPDTFSAERAAELDIQVRGRIDEVVSLDADRILRAMLGLVKATLRTNYYVTDPDGRSRDYVSVKVEPHAIAELPRPRPQFEIFVYSPRVEGVHLRFGPVARGGLRWSDRLEDFRTEILGLVKAQAVKNAVIVPVGAKGGFVVKQPPAATGDPVADRQALGAEGVACYRTFISGLLDVTDNVDRVSGEVLPPARVVRRDGDDTYLVVAADKGTATFSDIANDVAQSYGFWLGDAFASGGSAGYDHKAMGITAKGAWESVKRHFREMEIDTQAQDFTVVGVGDMSGDVFGNGMLLSEHIRLVAAFDHRHIFLDPNPDAAISYAERQRLFALPRSSWADYDAALISTGGGVWDRTVKAVPISPEARAALGLADDVESLSPPELVRAILLAPVDLLWNGGIGTYIKASTETNAEVGDKSNDAVRVNGNQLRVKVIGEGGNLGATALGRIEFCRNGGKMNTDALDNSAGVDCSDHEVNIKILLDAVVSGGQLPEAERNPLLASMTDEVAQLVLRDNVAQNFLMGISRTEAPHMLSVQMRLIEDLEQRRGLDRELEALPSDQEMKRMLEDGASLASPELANLMAHVKLSLKTDLLDSDLPDSQYFAARLPDYFPTPLRSRFGPAIKRHRLRREIVTTMIANEMVDYGGITYAHRLNEEIGATTTDALRAFAAASGIFDLREMWARIRVCDAPTSVRDLLELETKRTMDRASRWLLSNRPQPIAVGSEISRYRNDVRELAPKVPGWLRGHHVSTLTDQSAELIARGAPTDLATEVFGLLNLFPLLDIVDIADITDRDGDEVGSLYYALNDHLKIDWLLQAVSHLERGDRWHSLARLALRDDMYGSLRSLTLDVLSGGDPEETADEKIAYWESKNQSRLGRARAALSELFESGTHDLATLSVAARQVRSMVSGVGAQSEVPR, encoded by the coding sequence ATGACCGTCTCGTCCGAATTGTCCAGCGCGGCGTGGGCCGCGGGCTTGCCGCAGCCACTGCGCGGCGAGCTCGCGATGCTCGAGGAAGCGTATTTCCGCCACGTCGACGCGGGCGATGTGGACTGTGCGATCACCGGCATCACACAGATCTTCCGCCGGCATATGGAGCTGGCGGTGAATCGCCTCCCCGGTCGCGCGTTGGTGCGGGTGTACCACCCGGATGACGGGTCCGGGATCGGCGCCGCTGTGCAGATCGTCACCGACGACATGCCACTGCTGGTCGAGTCGATCAGCTCGTCGTTGAGCCGGATCGGTGTCAGCGTCAGCGAGATCATCCACCCGATCTTCGAGGTCGAGCGGGACCAGGAGGGTCGGCTGACCCACGCCGCACCGCATGAGGTGGACGGCACCGGCGCGGCCGGGCTCCGCGAGTCCTGGATGCACGTGCAACTGCACCCGTCGACCGGCCCGGCGCTGCTGGCCAAGGTCGAGGCCGCGGTGCCGGACGTGGTCGACGACGTGCGCCAGGTGGTCGGCGACACCGAGGACATCAAGGATGTGCAGAGCAAGCTGGCCGACGACCTGGAACTGGCCGCGCAGTCCGGAGCGGCGCCCTTCGCCCCGACCGACTTGGTCGACACGGCCAATCTGCTGCGATGGCAGGAACAGGGGAACTTCACCGTGCTCGGCTATGCCCGCTACCGCCTGAGCACCGAGCAGGGGCAGGAAACGTCCACCATGCTGCCCGGCACCTGCCTCGGCGTGCTGCGGCCGGACGTCGGCACCGACTTCCACGTTCCGGTCAACGGCGGCGACCGTCCGTTGCTCACGCTGACCCAGGGATTGGTCCCCGCCACCGTGCACCGCGCGGTGTATCCGTACTTCGTCGGGGTCGCCGACTTCGACGCGACCGGAACGATCATCGGCGAACACCTGTTCATCGGCGTCTTCACCATCACCGCGGTGCACGAGAACGTCTTGGACATCCCGGTGATCGAACGCCGGGTGCGTTCGGCGATCGAGGAGAGCGGATTCGATCTGGATTCGTTCTCCGGTCAGGCGATGCTCGAGGTCATCCAGTCCTTCCCGCGCACCGAACTGTTCTCCTCCGATGCCGAGACGCTGCGTCGCACCGCGACCGCCGTGCTGAGCGTGGGCCTGCGCCGCCAAGTGCGCTTGTTCCTGCGCGCGGACGCCTACGGCCGCTATGTCGCCTGCCTGGTCTACCTGCCGCGCGACCGCTACACCACCAGGGTGCGGCTGGAGATGCAGGATATCCTGGTCCGCGAATTGGGCGGCGTGTCCATCGACTACTCCGCGCGGGTGGGCGAAAGCGATTTGGCGCGTGTGTATTTCACGGTGCGGCTGCCGGAGCCCGAGCTCGGCGTCGCGCACCAGGTGCCACCGGCCGCCGACACCTCCGAGGCCAACCGGCTGCGCCTGCAGAACCTGCTCGCCGAGGCGAGCCGTACCTGGGACGACCACCTGAACGACGAGGTGAGCACGTCGACGGTGCTCGATCCCGCCGTGGTGCAGCGGTACGCGGCGGCCTTCCCCGAGGGCTACAAGCAAGATTTCGCCGCTGCTCGCGCGCTCGCGGACATCGTGCGCCTGGAGCGGCTGCGCGACGGCGGCATCGACCAATACCTCTACCGCAAGCCGGATTCGGAGCCGGGTTCGTGGCGCTTCACCTTCTACATCGGCGGGAGCGGCATCTCACTGAGCCAGGTGCTGCCCCTGTTGCAGAGCCTGGGCGTCGAGGTGGTGGACGAGCGGCCGTATCAGGTCGAGCTGGAGGCCGCGGCCGACGGCGGTGCGGGCGGTGAGCGGTGGATCTACGACTTCGGCCTGCTGGCCCGTCCCGAACTGCTGCGCAGTGCGCTGGACCGGGATCTGGACGCGGAGCTGCTCGAGTCTACCAAGCGCGCCGATGTGCTGGAGGCGGAGGTGCGGGGCCTGCGCGAACGGTTCGTGGAAGCGTGCGAGGCGATGTGGTACGGCAGCGCCGAGGCAGACGGTCTCAACGAACTCGTGCTGCGCGCCCGGCTGCCGTGGCGGGCCGTCTCGATCCTGCGGACCTACGCGAAGTACTTGCAGCAGGCCGGTTTTCCGTACAGCCAGGCGAACATCTGTCGTGTATTGCTCACCTATCCGGATATCGCGCGGCTGTTCGTCGACCTGTTCGCGGCGCGCTTCGATCCCGATACCTTCTCCGCCGAGCGCGCCGCTGAGCTGGATATCCAGGTTCGCGGACGCATCGATGAGGTCGTCAGCCTGGACGCGGACCGTATCCTGCGCGCGATGCTGGGCTTGGTCAAAGCGACGCTGCGGACCAACTACTACGTGACCGACCCGGACGGCAGGTCACGCGACTACGTCTCGGTGAAAGTCGAACCGCACGCGATCGCCGAACTGCCCAGGCCGCGGCCGCAGTTCGAGATCTTCGTGTACTCCCCGCGGGTGGAGGGTGTGCATTTGCGCTTCGGGCCTGTGGCGCGTGGTGGTTTGCGGTGGTCGGATCGGTTGGAGGATTTCCGTACCGAGATCTTGGGTTTGGTGAAGGCGCAGGCGGTGAAGAACGCGGTGATCGTGCCGGTGGGCGCGAAGGGCGGGTTCGTGGTGAAGCAGCCGCCTGCGGCCACGGGTGATCCGGTGGCGGATCGGCAGGCGTTGGGTGCTGAGGGTGTGGCGTGCTATCGGACGTTCATTTCGGGTTTGCTGGATGTCACCGACAATGTGGATCGTGTGAGTGGTGAGGTGTTGCCGCCTGCGCGGGTGGTGCGTCGGGATGGTGATGACACGTATCTGGTGGTGGCCGCGGATAAGGGGACGGCGACGTTTTCGGATATCGCGAATGATGTGGCGCAGAGTTATGGGTTCTGGTTGGGTGATGCGTTCGCTTCGGGTGGGTCTGCGGGTTATGACCACAAGGCGATGGGTATTACGGCCAAGGGTGCGTGGGAGAGTGTGAAGCGGCATTTCCGTGAGATGGAGATCGACACGCAGGCGCAGGATTTCACTGTTGTCGGTGTCGGTGACATGAGTGGTGATGTGTTCGGTAACGGTATGTTGCTGTCGGAGCACATCCGTTTGGTTGCTGCGTTCGACCACCGGCACATCTTCCTCGACCCGAACCCGGACGCGGCCATCTCCTACGCCGAGCGGCAGCGGCTGTTCGCGCTGCCGCGGTCGTCGTGGGCCGACTATGACGCCGCGTTGATCAGTACCGGCGGCGGTGTCTGGGACCGGACGGTGAAGGCGGTGCCGATCAGCCCGGAGGCCAGGGCGGCGCTCGGTCTGGCCGACGATGTCGAATCGCTGTCACCGCCGGAATTGGTTCGCGCGATCCTGCTCGCGCCGGTCGACCTGCTGTGGAACGGCGGTATCGGCACCTACATCAAGGCGAGCACCGAGACCAACGCCGAGGTGGGCGACAAGTCCAACGACGCGGTCCGGGTCAACGGGAACCAGTTGCGGGTCAAGGTGATCGGCGAGGGCGGCAACTTGGGCGCGACCGCGCTGGGCCGGATCGAGTTCTGCCGCAACGGCGGCAAGATGAACACCGACGCGCTGGACAACTCGGCGGGTGTGGACTGCTCCGACCACGAAGTCAATATCAAGATCCTGCTGGACGCCGTCGTCTCCGGCGGTCAGCTTCCGGAAGCCGAGCGCAATCCGCTGCTGGCCTCGATGACCGACGAGGTCGCGCAGCTGGTCCTCCGGGACAACGTGGCGCAGAACTTCCTGATGGGAATTTCGCGCACCGAGGCGCCGCACATGCTCAGCGTGCAGATGCGGCTCATCGAGGATCTCGAGCAGCGCCGCGGCTTGGACCGCGAACTCGAGGCGCTGCCCTCGGATCAGGAGATGAAGCGCATGCTGGAGGACGGCGCGAGTCTGGCGTCGCCGGAGCTGGCCAATCTGATGGCGCACGTGAAGCTATCGCTCAAGACCGATCTGCTCGATTCCGACCTGCCCGACAGCCAGTACTTCGCCGCGCGGCTGCCCGACTACTTCCCGACACCGCTGCGCAGCCGTTTCGGCCCGGCGATCAAACGGCACCGGCTGCGCAGGGAGATCGTCACCACCATGATCGCCAACGAGATGGTGGACTACGGCGGCATCACCTATGCACACCGGTTGAACGAAGAGATCGGCGCGACCACCACCGACGCGCTGCGCGCCTTCGCCGCGGCCAGCGGAATCTTCGACCTGCGCGAGATGTGGGCGCGGATCCGGGTGTGCGACGCGCCCACCTCGGTGCGTGACCTGCTCGAGCTGGAGACCAAACGGACAATGGATCGTGCGTCCCGCTGGCTGCTGAGCAACCGGCCCCAGCCGATCGCGGTCGGCTCGGAAATCAGCCGGTACCGCAATGACGTGCGCGAACTCGCCCCGAAGGTTCCGGGCTGGCTGCGCGGACACCACGTATCCACGCTCACCGACCAGTCCGCCGAGCTGATCGCCCGCGGCGCGCCGACCGATCTGGCCACCGAGGTCTTCGGCCTGCTCAACCTGTTCCCGTTGCTGGACATCGTGGACATCGCCGACATCACCGACCGGGACGGCGATGAGGTCGGCTCGCTGTACTACGCGCTCAACGATCACCTCAAGATCGATTGGTTGCTGCAAGCGGTGAGCCACCTCGAACGCGGCGACCGCTGGCACTCGCTGGCGCGGCTGGCGCTGCGTGACGACATGTACGGGTCGCTGCGTTCGCTCACCCTCGATGTGCTCTCCGGCGGCGACCCCGAAGAGACGGCGGACGAGAAGATTGCATACTGGGAGTCGAAGAACCAGTCCCGCCTCGGTCGAGCCAGGGCGGCACTGTCGGAGTTGTTCGAGTCAGGAACCCACGATCTCGCCACGCTGTCGGTTGCAGCGCGGCAAGTGCGGAGCATGGTGAGCGGGGTGGGCGCTCAATCGGAGGTACCACGGTGA